GCCCAAACGGTCTGGAGGCCGTCATAGCAACCTACCAATGCTGTGTAAGCATCTGATGGTGTTTTATAATAGTTTGCATCTGTCACAGTGGTGAGTGGTTCTGTAGACAAGAAGTCCTCACAACTGACCATCCCCAAAGTGACGATTGAAATGATTATTAGTTTTATCGTTTTCATTTTCGAATTCCTTTTAGAATGACACATTTAGACCTACCATGTATGTTCTGGGTCTTGGGTAGTATCCCAGATCTACACCTGATGAAAACCGGTCTGTTGATCCATTATCCAGCCCAAAGCCTACCTCAGGATCCATACCATTGTAACTAGTGAATGTGTAGAGGTTCAGAACTGAAGCATATAACCTCAGCTTACCAAAGCTCTCACTGGGTATCAGTTTCCCAAAGTCATAGCCGATGGTTATGTTATTAATTCTCAGGTAGTCTCCATTTTTCACATACAGATCTGAGAATTCAACCCAGTTAGAAGCGTTTTCCGTTACGCGAGGTACGCTGTTGGACGTTCCTTCACCATGCCATCTGTTAAGAATGTCGGATGTATAGTTGGCGTATGGATTTGAATGATCACGGTATGACTGAGCAATTTGGCTGCCGGCTACTCCAGATCCAAGCACTGACAAATCAAACCCATGATACTCCAGTGCCACATTGAGCCCAAAAATAAAATCAGGGTTTGGATTACCTATTTCCTTTCGATCCCCATCATCGATTACGCCATCTCCATTCTGATCGACATATCGTACATCACCGGGCTTTGCTGCAGGCTGCACCAGCTTTCCCTCCTGGCTTTTATGCGCCTTTACCTCAGCTTCATTTTGGAATATCCCGTCAGTTTCTAGCCCCCAAAAGAATCCAATAGGATAGCCACTTTGTGCTCTGTAAAACTCCAGAGAATTGGCAAATAATTGATTAGTTGCCCCGTGCACGATACCATCGCTGGTGGGGATTTCTCCCACCTTGTTTTGATTATAGGATCCATTGACACCAACCGTATAATTCAAGTCGCCAAAGCTGGAGTTGTAGGTAAGCGCCACCTCTATACCTGTGTTGATCACATCGCCACCATTAATGTAAGGGGCATCCGCACCGGCCGTGGCCAGCACAGGGGCTACAATCAGCCAGTCTTTGTTGGTCTTCTTATACCAGTCCACACTCAGGCTTAACCCTCCATTGATCAATCGGGAATCGAAACCAATATTGATTTGTTCGGCAGTTTCCCACTGCAAAGCAGGGTTGGCCAGTCTACTCGGATATGCTCCTGAGGTGAGTGTGCCTTCCGTATTTCCGAAGATATAGTTAACATTTTGGGTACTTATGGGAGCCAGGTATTGATAGGCTCCGGCGTTTTGGTTTCCCACCTGCCCCCAGCTACCTCTGAGTTTCAAATAGCGAACCAGGCTGCTAGAGCTAAGGAATCCCTCCTCACTGAGTATCCACCCGGCACTTACTGAGGGAAAATATCCCCACTGATTGCCATCGGCAAAACGTGAAGAGCCGTCAGCACGGAAGGTCGCATTTAGGAGGTATTTCTCACGGAAGTTGTAATTCAGACGACCGAAGTATGACAACCTGTGATCCGGGTCGTTTCCGCCACCATTGATGTTGATATTGGCCCCATCGGTATTTGTGGTATTGTTGATATAGGCATTCTTTAGCCCTACAAAAACAGCATCTCTATTGGAGGTGTACATACTCGAACCCTGAAACTGGTAAACAGATGACCCTACCATGAAGGAAATTCCATGATCGGCCAAATTCAGATCATAACTCGCCCAGTTGTCCCAAAGGATTGACCTTCCTTTGGAAAGGCTCTGCCCTACCTCTGTATAGTTTCTGAAAGCGTATATAGACAACTGATACTCCGGTGCATACGAATGACCCTCATTAGCGTAGTAATCCAAACTAAATCGGGTTTTAAAACTCAGCCCTTTGATAGGCTTCAATTCAGCATAGATATTCCCCAGGAGCTTTTGTCCATTTCCTTCACTTTGATTGTTAATCATCATATTGGCGTAAGGATTGGCCTCCCCATTGTACCAGGTAGCATTGCTATTGTCCCAGTAGTTTCCAAGTGAATCATACATGGGCACAAATGGACTCGTATTAAATGCTGATCGCAAGGTGTTGTTGTATTGGTTGCCAACCCCAATACCTCTGGTATTGGTATAAGCCATAGACATGTTTTCACCTATCGTGAGGATTCCGTCAAAAAGTCTTCTTTCTGAATTGATCCTGAATCCGTAGCGTTCATAATTGGAAACCTCTCCTCCCCCTACTATGCCTTCCTGACTTGTGTAAGAAACCGAAGATGAAAAGTTGGATACATCAGTACCCCCACTAAAACCAAGCACATAATTTTGAGTAAGGGCATTGTTCACAAACATCTCATCCATCCAATCACTATTGGCATTAGCTGCCAATGAATCAATTTCTCCTCCGTTGAAATAAGGTAGTTTACCTGAGTTGATAGCTGCTTCGTTCATGATAGTGGCATACTCTCTTGCATTCAGCATATCTGCTTTTCTAGCCACATTCTGTACTCCATAGTATGAGTCAAATGTGACTCTGGACTGTCCGGCTTTGCCCTTCTTGGTGGTGATCAGTACCACACCGTTTGAAGCTTGTGAACCATAGATAGCAGCTGATGCAGCATCCTTCAATATATCCACCGAGGCAATATCCGCCGGATTCAGGTATGATATATCCCCGGTCAAAACCCCATCTACCACGTATAAAGGGCCAGTTCCACTAAGTGATCCAGCCCCTCTGATAACCACTCTCATCCCGGAACCTGGCTGACCAGATGAAGATGACAGTTGAACACCTGGTGCCTGTCCCTGAAGACCCTGAAGTGCGTTGGTAGTACTTAGCTTTTGAATGTTCTCTCCATCCACCCTCAGATTCGCTCCAGTATTTAGAGCCTTTTTCTGAGTACCATACCCTACTACCACAACTTCCTGCAAACTCGACACATCTAGTGTTAAATTGGCATCTATTACAGCTTGGGCACCCACTGTAAATTCCAGGTTTTGATACCCCACAAATGAAATTACCAAAACAGCATCTTTACCGACATTGAGATTATACCTACCCTCAACATCGGTGACTGTACCATTACTGGTCCCTTTTTCTAACACCGTGGCACCAGGCAATGCTTCACCCGTTTCTGTGTCTCTAACTACACCGCTCACTGTGCGATCCTGTGCTATGGCTGAGCTACCAAAAAGCACAAGGCTTAGACATAGCAGAGACTGGAAAATCATTACTGAAAGACCGTCTCTCCATTTCTCACGCTTCATGTAATTGTTCTTCATACTTATTGCGTTAATTTTATAATTAGGTGGATTCTGTTGAAGAGTCTTTAATTTGACCATCCCCCAGAGCGCGTTGATTAAACTATTCCCAATTTTAAATCGAATAAATCCTGAAGGCGGTCAAGGTTTCGCCAGAAAAGGGTACAAAAATGTCATGCGCATAAAAAAACCCCTTCAGGCCTTACTGAAGGGGTTTTTTATGTCAATGAATCAAGAATTAATCCTCGAACCGCCGAACTAACCAACGGGGGACTCTGGATCCACTGCTTTGGAACGATACTCAGATGGGTAAATCTTATATTGGGATTTAAAATATCGACTAAAGAGCTTAGGATTATTGTAACCCACCTTATAAGCTACTTCAGACACATTCAACTGACTTCTTCCCAGAAGATCAGCAGCTCTTTTCATTCGGATATTCCGGATAAAATCAATGGGTGTCTGGCCTGTGATTTTGAGGATCTTCTGATAAAAATGTCCTCTGCTATATCCTAGCTCGTGACTCAAATCCTCCACAGAAAAATCGGAGTTTGACATATTCTCTTCCACCAGATTGACAGCCTTGGCTATCAGCTTTTCGTCCATCGAGACAATATCTACCTCAGCAGGAGTGGCTTTTATCCTGGAGCCGGATTCCTGTACCCTACGCTGAAACTTAAGCGCACTATTGATACTACTCACGAGTATTTCAAAGTTGAAAGGTTTGGATATATACTCAATGGCCCCGGCATCAAGCCCCTGGATGCGATGCTGGTCAGACGACTGGGCCGTCAAAAGGATGACCGGAATTTGTAAGGTTCTGGGATCAGATTTTATTTTTTCACACAATTGATGACCATCCATCACCGGCATCATCACATCGCTTATCACAATATCGGGCAGCTGATGCATCATCATTTTCCATGCTTCCTTACCATTGCTCGCTACGGTGATGTTATAATGTTGCTTGAGGTTGTCCTTGAGATAAAACCGAAAATCAAAATTATCCTCCACCAAGAGCACGGAAGGTTTCAGTTCATTCCCTGGTTCTATTGTTTCCTCCCTTTTATGCACCGACCCGGCCAACTCTCTCACCAGTTCATCCGCTATATCTTCGTCGGTACTGAGCTCCCTTAAAGGCATCTCCACCACAAAAGTGCTGCCCATGTTCAGTTTACTCTCCACATAGACCCTTCCTCCATGGAGCTCCACAAACTCCTTGGTGATGGACAACCCTATACCTGTACCATTGTTGATAATATCACCGGTGATTTCATTTTGAAAGAACCGATTAAAAATCAGTTGCTGCTTATCCTCAGGTATCCCTATACCGGTATCTGACACCATGATCACCGCATTGCTTGATCCTTCCGCCTTTTTCTGGAGTTCAAAATCAAGCGTAATCACCCCACCTGGCAGGGTGAATTTGAAGGCATTGGACAAAAGGTTGAACATTACCTTTTCCATTTTATCCTTATCAAAAAAGGTGTAGAAACTTCTAACCTCAGACTCAAAATTGAGGGTTATTTCCTTTTCACGAGATAGATCTGAGAATGAGTCGATTACATCCTGTAAAAATGCAACAATATTACCACTGGACTGACTCAGAACATGCTGATTGGCCTCCATTTTTCTGAAATCCAGTAGCTGATTAACCAGGGTCATCAATCGCTTGGCATTCCGCTGAACAATGGTCAGATCGCCTACTTTAATCTTCTCCGGATTCTTGATCATCCTATCAATGGGAGTCAGAACAAGCGAAAGGGGGGTGCGAAACTCATGACTGATATTCGTGAAAAACTTGATTTTCATCATGTCCAGCTGATGCTGTCGTTCTATCTCTTTGCGCTCATTTTCCACCTGGGCCTTTTGTCGCTCCCGATGAACAATATAGGTACGAGTGAGGTACAGTGCCAGGATGATCATGCTGAAATAGAGTCCAAACGCCCATGGCGTCTGCCAAAATGGTGGTCTAATGTGAATATTGATAAAAATATCCTCACCAGCCCATGTATTGGGGTTATTTGACGATCTCACCCTGAAAGTGTAATTACCAAAATCCAAATTGGTGTATTTCGCACTCCTCACTTCAGGAGGAGCATTTAGCCAATCATCATCAAATCCTTCCAGTTTGTATTGATACCGGAGCTTGCTAGACTGAAAGAATGAAAGAGCCACAAACTCTATAGATATGGTATTTTCATCATGATTGAGGTAGATATCACGGGTATCATCCAGCGGGTTAGTGAGGATCACTCGATCGTGAAACGCTGCTCCAGTGGTGATTTCAGTGCTGGAAATAAAAAACTTAGTAAAGAGCGTTTTCGCAGCTTTGTCGCTGACCTCAATTTCTGATGGCCTGAAAACATTGAAACCATTCTGTCCTGAGAAAATAAGATCACCATCTCTGGTCTTGAGTGAAGCATCTTCTGTAAAACTATCACCCTGAAGACCGTCAGACAGGTCGAAAGTTTGAAAATCGTAAGGCTTCAAACCCGTACTCATTCTGGTAATCCCTCTGGAGGTGCTCATCCATAAGTCGCCATTGTTGCTTTCTTCAATGGACATGACAATATTGGAAGAAAGCCCATCACTATCACGAAAGACTTTAAACCCATTTTTATCCTCATCATACCTATTGAGTCCATCAAGCGTGCCTACCCAAAGCTGACCATCCCTATCTGAATGCAGTGAAATGATACTATTGTTACTGATTGGATACTGAATGGTGTCCTCGCTAAGAAAACTTCTTACGCTCTCATCACGCGGATCAAATACAGACAACCCACGACCGGTTCCCAACCAGATCCGACCCTGTGGATCCTCTGTAATACAGGTTACATAATTGGCCTTTAGCTCATTTTGTATACTAAAGTTGGTCAGTTCATTGGTCTTAGGGTTAAGCCGGTAAGCTCCTCTATTAAGGGTGCCAATCCATATATTGCCCTGAGAATCTTCATAAAGCTCCCATACACTACTACCCGATTCAGGATCATCATTTCCAAAATTAAATCTGGAGAATCTTTTGCCATCATACAGAAATAGCCCCTCCAGATAAGAACCTACCCACAAAGTTTCATTTTTGGCATAAAGTAAACTCACCACCACTGCAGGAGTGGGGCC
This Marinoscillum sp. 108 DNA region includes the following protein-coding sequences:
- a CDS encoding TonB-dependent receptor, whose product is MKNNYMKREKWRDGLSVMIFQSLLCLSLVLFGSSAIAQDRTVSGVVRDTETGEALPGATVLEKGTSNGTVTDVEGRYNLNVGKDAVLVISFVGYQNLEFTVGAQAVIDANLTLDVSSLQEVVVVGYGTQKKALNTGANLRVDGENIQKLSTTNALQGLQGQAPGVQLSSSSGQPGSGMRVVIRGAGSLSGTGPLYVVDGVLTGDISYLNPADIASVDILKDAASAAIYGSQASNGVVLITTKKGKAGQSRVTFDSYYGVQNVARKADMLNAREYATIMNEAAINSGKLPYFNGGEIDSLAANANSDWMDEMFVNNALTQNYVLGFSGGTDVSNFSSSVSYTSQEGIVGGGEVSNYERYGFRINSERRLFDGILTIGENMSMAYTNTRGIGVGNQYNNTLRSAFNTSPFVPMYDSLGNYWDNSNATWYNGEANPYANMMINNQSEGNGQKLLGNIYAELKPIKGLSFKTRFSLDYYANEGHSYAPEYQLSIYAFRNYTEVGQSLSKGRSILWDNWASYDLNLADHGISFMVGSSVYQFQGSSMYTSNRDAVFVGLKNAYINNTTNTDGANININGGGNDPDHRLSYFGRLNYNFREKYLLNATFRADGSSRFADGNQWGYFPSVSAGWILSEEGFLSSSSLVRYLKLRGSWGQVGNQNAGAYQYLAPISTQNVNYIFGNTEGTLTSGAYPSRLANPALQWETAEQINIGFDSRLINGGLSLSVDWYKKTNKDWLIVAPVLATAGADAPYINGGDVINTGIEVALTYNSSFGDLNYTVGVNGSYNQNKVGEIPTSDGIVHGATNQLFANSLEFYRAQSGYPIGFFWGLETDGIFQNEAEVKAHKSQEGKLVQPAAKPGDVRYVDQNGDGVIDDGDRKEIGNPNPDFIFGLNVALEYHGFDLSVLGSGVAGSQIAQSYRDHSNPYANYTSDILNRWHGEGTSNSVPRVTENASNWVEFSDLYVKNGDYLRINNITIGYDFGKLIPSESFGKLRLYASVLNLYTFTSYNGMDPEVGFGLDNGSTDRFSSGVDLGYYPRPRTYMVGLNVSF
- a CDS encoding hybrid sensor histidine kinase/response regulator transcription factor, translated to MTKWVVLMTCLAVSGYVASQPSADIKFERITTTNGLSNNQINDVFQDKQGYIWVGTLSGLNRYDGYNVKSFYHEEGKSGTLQNNTILWMARGPEGEMWVRNSLGISVYNSSKETFEVPVAYLTLLQTEPVFIAQMEDDPYGNFWFVVENRGLVKISKDGSTQQFNSNQDGIKIASNTITDIVTDHLGNIWVVHSIGAIEMIDPRENKVIRRYGIPEISSKKENYWRLFVDMDQDVWLFSTDDPFGLFYLNTRTGETRLLDEKILTSELIRDVIQYEDNQMWIGTDHGGISVLVKDTWSVRSVLNDPDAPKSLNNNNVNTLFRDRDGGVWVGTTKSGINYHHRGANNFAHYKVHKKDPAYNDMSSMVEDRSGNLWIGTNGKGLLYFNRANHTFQSVLDDMSIPGPTPAVVVSLLYAKNETLWVGSYLEGLFLYDGKRFSRFNFGNDDPESGSSVWELYEDSQGNIWIGTLNRGAYRLNPKTNELTNFSIQNELKANYVTCITEDPQGRIWLGTGRGLSVFDPRDESVRSFLSEDTIQYPISNNSIISLHSDRDGQLWVGTLDGLNRYDEDKNGFKVFRDSDGLSSNIVMSIEESNNGDLWMSTSRGITRMSTGLKPYDFQTFDLSDGLQGDSFTEDASLKTRDGDLIFSGQNGFNVFRPSEIEVSDKAAKTLFTKFFISSTEITTGAAFHDRVILTNPLDDTRDIYLNHDENTISIEFVALSFFQSSKLRYQYKLEGFDDDWLNAPPEVRSAKYTNLDFGNYTFRVRSSNNPNTWAGEDIFINIHIRPPFWQTPWAFGLYFSMIILALYLTRTYIVHRERQKAQVENERKEIERQHQLDMMKIKFFTNISHEFRTPLSLVLTPIDRMIKNPEKIKVGDLTIVQRNAKRLMTLVNQLLDFRKMEANQHVLSQSSGNIVAFLQDVIDSFSDLSREKEITLNFESEVRSFYTFFDKDKMEKVMFNLLSNAFKFTLPGGVITLDFELQKKAEGSSNAVIMVSDTGIGIPEDKQQLIFNRFFQNEITGDIINNGTGIGLSITKEFVELHGGRVYVESKLNMGSTFVVEMPLRELSTDEDIADELVRELAGSVHKREETIEPGNELKPSVLLVEDNFDFRFYLKDNLKQHYNITVASNGKEAWKMMMHQLPDIVISDVMMPVMDGHQLCEKIKSDPRTLQIPVILLTAQSSDQHRIQGLDAGAIEYISKPFNFEILVSSINSALKFQRRVQESGSRIKATPAEVDIVSMDEKLIAKAVNLVEENMSNSDFSVEDLSHELGYSRGHFYQKILKITGQTPIDFIRNIRMKRAADLLGRSQLNVSEVAYKVGYNNPKLFSRYFKSQYKIYPSEYRSKAVDPESPVG